From the genome of Gemmatimonadaceae bacterium, one region includes:
- a CDS encoding lysylphosphatidylglycerol synthase transmembrane domain-containing protein yields MTWRRWVYTAVSFAAVIGVSVFFILRWWRAGSAIGLPLQAHLLAIVAVLVEILTRSWKITWSAKAAHIELEFFTALRTTLAGDFGASITPARSGAEPARFLVLAEAGVPTSSALVVLFAELFLEALSLATVVIVVAIVFRHAGVVLGALVGIVGTYAGFVLGIAAIAMAMARKPVREVAPRWARRVGLGGRRWLVIERWLEQVRTTVDSVRHIDFRWAFGSYTMSVIHVAMRLCVLPALVLGAGAVAPLAPLALWPLGLLYGAAVVPAPGGGGAVELAFRAALAGVIGKSLFAAALLWWRFYTFYIYIVLGAIVAGNTAMRAVRKTAEMEEELEVPE; encoded by the coding sequence ATGACCTGGAGACGCTGGGTGTATACCGCCGTGTCGTTCGCGGCGGTGATCGGCGTCTCGGTGTTCTTCATCTTGCGGTGGTGGCGCGCCGGTAGCGCGATCGGGCTACCGCTCCAGGCACATCTCCTCGCGATCGTTGCGGTGCTCGTCGAGATCCTGACGCGCTCGTGGAAGATCACGTGGAGCGCGAAAGCGGCGCACATCGAGCTCGAGTTCTTCACCGCGCTCCGAACAACGCTCGCCGGCGATTTCGGCGCGTCGATCACGCCGGCGCGGTCGGGTGCCGAACCGGCGCGGTTTCTGGTGCTGGCCGAGGCGGGCGTTCCAACATCCAGCGCGCTCGTTGTGCTCTTTGCAGAGCTGTTTCTCGAGGCATTGTCGCTGGCGACCGTCGTGATCGTCGTCGCGATCGTGTTCCGACACGCGGGAGTGGTGTTGGGCGCGTTGGTCGGCATTGTCGGCACGTACGCCGGCTTCGTGCTCGGAATCGCGGCGATTGCCATGGCCATGGCTCGCAAACCCGTTCGCGAGGTCGCACCCCGCTGGGCGCGACGGGTTGGATTGGGCGGACGACGATGGCTCGTGATCGAGCGCTGGCTCGAGCAGGTGCGGACGACGGTCGACAGCGTGCGACACATCGACTTCCGCTGGGCGTTCGGTTCGTACACGATGTCGGTGATTCACGTCGCGATGCGGCTGTGCGTACTCCCGGCGCTCGTGCTCGGCGCCGGTGCTGTGGCGCCGCTCGCGCCGCTCGCGCTCTGGCCGCTCGGTTTGTTGTACGGCGCCGCGGTGGTACCGGCGCCCGGCGGCGGCGGCGCGGTGGAGCTCGCGTTTCGAGCCGCACTCGCCGGGGTGATCGGGAAATCACTCTTCGCGGCGGCACTGCTCTGGTGGCGATTCTACACGTTCTACATCTACATCGTGCTCGGCGCGATCGTGGCCGGCAACACCGCCATGCGGGCGGTCCGGAAGACGGCGGAAATGGAAGAAGAGCTCGAAGTACCGGAGTAA